In one window of Onychomys torridus chromosome 5, mOncTor1.1, whole genome shotgun sequence DNA:
- the LOC118583480 gene encoding spermatogenesis-associated protein 31-like, which translates to METLSSLLERIYTTWVSLSSTMWVMDMILAFVCGLGLYLLLLPFLESHLSSPLPNIKFTKKPQLQMTWQSWCRKKFRTHCRKDPKAWGECLKKMKEKEKDGLFLEEISPGHHLNSLGNMFKLPSAKQDNTTLQPFWNLKEKSEQQMAIQKLSYPKILGDHFQQKYNQLFWGLPSLHSESLVAAAWIPQTSTLPSPFFLFNVISSGYPVQMQAQMSPVLSHTHPLSYLDLQSPPLILSPQFQPPTLNQVHLQSPLPALLPSSLSSYTRDYGTSCSQSQSKPQCISTEIQYKERPSVTKQLESRLALPLIVQRPQEVYDVFTPNISQDLAVSILPDNFPISCELREKLEQHIQKWLIQHRWDLPRKIQESLEVIQLQSTVIESCQSRDRPGPSRPFVSMGEHSMDGQKVRFKLERESGKNLGPILGKISKHPIRHLEKTPVKVEGTNLLESERNPVKSLKSDSRNNLTKCIDENLENGLKAHLGMKSGQINQGLIPLSVRRSWLAMNNGFTTSDTHMETRNLASSKSSEKSVNSLQKLAFLDPGIQQALEAHVVRFWVKHRWGLPLKILKPINLFKLKSGESLPIALYAPPSSSSVSETSSGVEVVGFLGKPCQTCLKEVIIKDSSPSLGSLLLVSSPSCKDIEKALKVFPSGVDQELSKTPPTKPESRHHSETPTHKFMDIPSQNGTVLEKEREAQEVLLLPRRTSVQNAGAHSHQAKVVSEFPHNVETESTGQPQVYTAAVLLPERSKSMLLPADTLDSQVLGDIVVAGGGNSLVQQKPTTPKHQVSQKSQIKVLAPTYQGEDTKRQNKRKHEEGSKFTRVQEKEDKFRSKHYQSLPKPTQVPPESPFQKLVSRFLQWIHPKKTIKGQESPPKKSRPTAGTAQSHKRQVKKKPHVDSNVAEAQELMTAVGQMLEKKMMLQRKLCASKFDKHRESPPPLVSQSSYGHKPASYSEQRRAPSHAVNSSCQKCPIQDKHIRDKPSQKTVRFSSEPQTPQNPNLLSPNTSMNLVNSSQSGTIVPGVSSHHIHCPRHCVLRRSVCSHLENSSLVFSSRKT; encoded by the exons ATGGagactctttcctctcttctagaAAGAATATACACCACATGGGTGAGTCTCAGCTCCACTATGTGGGTAATGGACATGATCCTTGCCTTTGTATGTGGACTGGGGCTCTACCTCCTATTACTTCCCTTCCTTGAGAGTCATCTATCTTCACCTCTACCAAATATAAAGTTCACCAAAAAG CCTCAACTGCAGATGACCTGGCAGAGCTGGTGCAGGAAAAAGTTTAGGACTCATTGTAGGAAAGATCCTAAAG CTTGGGGAGAATGCCtgaaaaagatgaaagaaaaagaaaaagatggattATTTCTAGAAGAAATTAGCCCAGGACACCATTTGAATTCTTTAGGGAACATGTTTAAGTTACCAAGTGCTAAGCAAGACAACACTACTCTGCAACCTTTCTGGAACCTGAAAGAAAAATCAGAGCAGCAGATGGCCATTCAAAAACTATCATATCCCAAGATTTTGGGGGACCATTTTCAACAAAAATACAACCAGCTTTTCTGGGGTCTCCCTTCTCTGCACAGTGaatctctagtggctgctgcctGGATTCCTCAGACTTCtactctcccttctccctttttcTTATTCAATGTCATCTCAAGTGGTTATCCAGTTCAAATGCAGGCTCAAATGTCTCCAGTGCTTTCACATACACATCCCCTGTCCTACCTAGACCTCCAGTCTCCACCCTTAATACTGTCTCCACAATTCCAGCCCCCAACTTTGAATCAAGTCCATCTTCAATCCCCTCTTCCAGCCCTACTGCCCTCTTCTCTATCCTCCTACACAAGGGATTATGGAACATCTTGTTCTCAGTCACAAAGTAAGCCACAGTGTATCTCTACTGAAATACAATACAAGGAAAGGCCCTCAGTTACAAAACAACTAGAGAGTAGATTGGCTTTACCCTTGATCGTCCAGAGACCTCAAGAAGTCTATGATGTCTTCACCCCCAACATTTCCCAAGACTTGGCAGTCTCTATCCTTCCTGACAATTTTCCAATCAGCTGTGAGCTCCGGGAGAAACTGGAGCAACACATTCAAAAGTGGCTCATTCAACATCGATGGGATCTTCCTCGGAAGATCCAAGAATCTCTGGAAGTGATACAGCTCCAGAGCACAGTAATAGAGAGTTGTCAATCCAGAGACAGACCTGGCCCATCACGACCCTTTGTGTCTATGGGTGAACATAGCATGGATGGCCAGAAGGTGAGATTCAAGCTAGAAAGGGAATCTGGTAAGAATTTGGGACCTATTCTAGGAAAGATCTCAAAACATCCAATCAGGCACTTGGAAAAAACTCCAGTAAAGGTAGAAGGGACAAATCTTTTGGAGTCAGAAAGAAATCCAGTGAAGAGCTTGAAGAGCGACTCCAGAAATAACTTAACCAAATGCATAGATGAGAATCTAGAAAATGGCCTAAAAGCTCATTTGGGCATGAAGTCAGGGCAAATCAATCAAGGTCTGATCCCCCTGAGTGTGCGTCGATCCTGGCTTGCTATGAACAATGGATTTACCACGTCTGACACCCATATGGAAACTAGAAACTTAGCATCCTCAAAGAGTTCAGAAAAGTCTGTGAACTCTTTACAGAAGCTTGCCTTTCTTGATCCAGGTATTCAACAGGCCCTGGAGGCACATGTTGTAAGGTTTTGGGTGAAGCACAGGTGGGGCCTACCCCTCAAGATACTCAAGCCCATAAATCTCTTTAAGTTGAAAAGTGGTGAGTCCTTGCCCATTGCACTGTATGCCCCGCCCTCCTCATCCTCTGTATCTGAGACCAGTTCAGGAGTTGAGGTAGTCGGGTTCCTAGGAAAACCATGTCAGACATGCTTGAAAGAGGTGATAATTAAGGATTCTTCTCCATCACTAGGGAGtcttctccttgtctcctctccttcctgtaaGGATATTGAGAAAGCCCTGAAAGTGTTTCCATCTGGTGTTGACCAGGAACTTTCAAAGACCCCACCAACCAAACCAGAGAGCAGGCATCATTCTGAAACTCCCACACATAAGTTCATGGATATACCCTCTCAGAATGGGACTgtcttagagaaagagagagaggcccAAGAAGTCCTTTTACTGCCTAGAAGGACTAGTGTCCAAAATGCAGGGGCACACAGCCACCAGGCAAAAGTTGTTAGTGAGTTTCCACATAATGTGGAGACAGAATCAACAGGCCAGCCACAAGTCTACACTGCTGCTGTGCTCCTTCCAGAGCGTTCCAAGAGCATGCTTCTTCCTGCAGACACTTTGGATTCACAGGTGTTAGGTGACATTGTGGTGGCAGGAGGAGGCAATAGCCTGGTGCAGCAGAAACCTACTACTCCAAAGCATCAAGTCTCACAGAAGAGCCAAATCAAGGTGTTGGCCCCTACTTATCAAGGTGAGGACACtaaaagacagaataaaagaaagcatgaagAAGGGTCCAAGTTCACCAGAGTCcaggagaaagaagacaaattTAGAAGTAAACATTATCAATCCCTTCCAAAACCCACACAAGTTCCTCCAGAAAGCCCCTTCCAAAAACTTGTGAGCCGCTTTCTTCAGTGGATTCATCCCAAGAAAACAATCAAAGGTCAGGAATCTCCTCCCAAGAAAAGTAGGCCTACAGCAGGTACTGCCCAGAGTCATAAAAGGCAAGTGAAAAAGAAACCACATGTGGATAGCAATGTTGCTGAGGCCCAGGAACTTATGACAGCTGTTGGACAGatgttagaaaagaaaatgatgctgCAACGTAAACTCTGTGCTTCCAAATTTGACAAGCACAGAGAAAGTCCTCCACCTCTCGTCTCTCAGTCTTCCTATGGCCACAAGCCAGCCTCCTACTCAGAACAAAGGAGAGCACCCAGTCATGCAGTCAATTCCTCCTGTCAGAAGTGTCCTATTCAGGACAAGCACATCAGAGacaaaccatctcaaaaaactgTACGATTTAGCAGTGAACCACAGACCCCTCAGAATCCTAACCTCCTGTCCCCTAATACAAGTATGAACCTAGTGAATTCTTCCCAGAGTGGAACAATAGTGCCAGGTGTCTCAAGTCACCATATCCATTGTCCTAGGCACTGTGTTCTTCGAAGGAGTGTCTGTAGCCACCTAGAAAATTCCTCTCTAGTTTTTTCTAGTAGGAAAacataa